A genomic window from Blastococcus saxobsidens DD2 includes:
- a CDS encoding SDR family NAD(P)-dependent oxidoreductase, whose protein sequence is MAGTRTQEKEVPVDLSGKVAIVTGSGRGLGLAYATELARAGASVVVNDVDAAVAEEAVESITRAGGTAVAEVVPVGTSAAAQSLVDRAVAEFGRLDVLVNNAGILRDTTLWKMSDDDFDAVITTHLRGTFTCTRAAAVRMREQGEGGRIICVGSPTGQVGNFGQTNYAAAKAGIVGMVRTWAMELARAEITVNAIVPVAATSMTETVPFLKPYVEALRAGEPLPTFARQQLGFGSAQDAAGVVAFLASDAAAGITGQAVGIGGDRLALWSHPTEAVVEFADGAGWSADAIAAVWSDRFAASQQTVGQQLPEESR, encoded by the coding sequence GTGGCCGGCACCCGCACCCAGGAGAAGGAGGTCCCCGTGGACCTGTCCGGCAAGGTCGCGATCGTCACCGGCAGCGGACGGGGGCTCGGGCTGGCCTACGCCACCGAGCTGGCCCGCGCGGGAGCGTCCGTCGTGGTCAACGACGTCGACGCCGCCGTCGCCGAGGAGGCCGTGGAATCCATCACCCGCGCCGGCGGCACCGCCGTCGCCGAGGTCGTGCCCGTCGGCACCAGTGCGGCAGCCCAGTCCCTCGTCGACCGCGCGGTCGCCGAGTTCGGCCGCCTCGACGTGCTGGTGAACAACGCCGGCATCCTCCGCGACACGACGCTGTGGAAGATGAGCGACGACGACTTCGACGCCGTCATCACCACCCACCTGCGCGGCACCTTCACCTGCACCCGCGCCGCCGCCGTCCGCATGCGCGAGCAGGGCGAGGGTGGCCGGATCATCTGCGTCGGCTCCCCCACCGGCCAGGTCGGCAACTTCGGCCAGACGAACTACGCCGCGGCCAAGGCCGGGATCGTCGGGATGGTCCGCACGTGGGCCATGGAGCTGGCCCGGGCCGAGATCACGGTGAACGCGATCGTGCCGGTCGCGGCCACCTCGATGACCGAGACCGTGCCCTTCCTCAAGCCCTACGTGGAGGCGCTCAGGGCGGGCGAACCGCTGCCGACGTTCGCCCGGCAGCAGCTCGGGTTCGGCAGCGCCCAGGACGCGGCAGGCGTGGTCGCCTTCCTCGCCTCCGACGCCGCCGCCGGCATCACCGGGCAGGCCGTCGGCATCGGCGGTGACCGGCTGGCGCTGTGGAGCCACCCGACCGAGGCGGTGGTCGAGTTCGCGGACGGGGCCGGCTGGTCGGCCGACGCGATCGCGGCGGTCTGGTCGGACCGGTTCGCCGCCTCGCAGCAGACCGTGGGGCAGCAGCTGCCGGAGGAGTCGAGATGA
- a CDS encoding MarR family winged helix-turn-helix transcriptional regulator, translated as MALSEDLGFLLSRASGLVVRSTNAALADSGLRVRAYSVLELACIPPGGRSQRVLAEVLGLDPSQVVQLVDELSSAGLVERLPSPTDGRAKLVAGTPRGRQVLEQAAALAATGQQEQLSCLSAEEQATLRSLLSRVVQFPG; from the coding sequence ATGGCTCTGAGCGAGGACCTGGGTTTCCTGCTGTCGCGGGCCAGCGGGCTGGTCGTCCGGTCGACGAACGCTGCACTGGCCGACAGTGGGCTCCGGGTGCGCGCCTATTCCGTGCTGGAGCTGGCCTGCATCCCTCCCGGAGGGAGGTCGCAACGCGTCCTCGCCGAGGTGCTCGGTCTCGACCCCAGCCAGGTCGTCCAGCTGGTCGACGAGCTCAGCTCGGCCGGGCTGGTCGAGCGGCTCCCGTCCCCGACCGACGGTCGCGCCAAGCTGGTGGCCGGCACCCCGCGGGGCCGTCAGGTGCTCGAGCAGGCTGCGGCACTGGCTGCCACCGGCCAGCAGGAGCAGCTGAGCTGCCTGAGCGCGGAGGAGCAGGCCACCCTGCGGTCGCTGCTCTCCCGCGTCGTGCAGTTCCCCGGCTGA
- a CDS encoding helix-turn-helix domain-containing protein — protein MGDLEMLGRNVRRIRGERQLSLGALAEKSGLAKQTLANLESGGGNPTVDTLLRVARALGVGVNWLVTEWGSPVLVQRRKDGTWDRAGSGRRRVLDHIHGSGDVNTAVVELSDARDVAPPLSPGTLHHVYVISGSVVAGPADDAHRLDCGDFIRFPADMKHVLRAASGTGLVHVVTTVPQVQQFSPG, from the coding sequence ATGGGAGACCTGGAGATGCTCGGCCGCAACGTCCGGCGCATCCGCGGCGAACGGCAGCTGAGCCTGGGCGCCCTGGCCGAGAAGTCAGGCCTGGCGAAGCAGACCCTGGCCAACCTCGAGAGCGGCGGCGGCAATCCCACGGTGGACACGCTCCTGCGGGTGGCGCGTGCCCTCGGCGTCGGCGTGAACTGGCTGGTCACCGAGTGGGGCAGCCCGGTCCTCGTCCAACGGCGGAAGGACGGGACCTGGGACCGCGCCGGCTCCGGCCGGCGACGGGTTCTCGACCACATCCACGGCAGTGGCGACGTCAACACCGCGGTGGTGGAACTGAGCGATGCACGGGACGTGGCGCCGCCCCTCTCCCCGGGCACCCTCCACCACGTCTACGTCATCTCGGGGAGCGTCGTCGCCGGCCCGGCCGACGACGCGCACCGTCTCGACTGCGGGGACTTCATCCGCTTCCCCGCGGACATGAAGCACGTGCTGCGAGCGGCGTCCGGCACGGGCCTGGTGCACGTGGTCACCACGGTTCCGCAGGTCCAGCAGTTCAGCCCCGGCTAG
- a CDS encoding thiolase family protein encodes MQYADVAIPLGHAWSSPFAKWQGALAEVSSLDLAVAVTQRALADRGLAPAVFDGVVLGWTVPQRDIFYGAPTLAARLGATGLSGPMVSQACATSVAALHAAAGAVGAGAGPQLVVATDRISNGPTLSWPAPSGMGGAPVTSHWVLDSFARDPWAGAGMLAAAEAVAAEMSADRSELDDLTALRWEQYAAGLAEDRAFQRRYQVPVEIPLREGSLTLDADEGIRPKTRDGIAGLPPAAPGARHTFASQTHPADGCAGAVVTTVARAREFSGEGIVRILGSGFARVAKSRMPQAPVPAARSALQAAGLDFGDVQAITTHNPFAVNDLYFARETGVKAEDMNTYGCSLVFGHPQGPTGLRSVAELIETLRLRGGGIGLFTGCAAGDTGAALVLEVTD; translated from the coding sequence GTGCAGTACGCCGACGTCGCGATCCCGCTGGGCCACGCCTGGTCCTCACCGTTCGCCAAGTGGCAGGGCGCCCTCGCCGAGGTCTCGAGCCTGGACCTGGCGGTGGCGGTGACGCAGCGGGCACTGGCCGACCGCGGCCTGGCCCCCGCGGTGTTCGACGGGGTGGTCCTCGGCTGGACGGTGCCGCAGCGCGACATCTTCTACGGTGCCCCCACGCTGGCCGCGCGCCTCGGCGCGACCGGGTTGTCCGGGCCCATGGTCAGCCAGGCCTGCGCCACCAGCGTCGCGGCCCTGCACGCCGCGGCCGGGGCGGTGGGCGCCGGCGCCGGCCCGCAGCTGGTGGTGGCCACCGACCGCATCTCGAACGGCCCCACGCTGTCCTGGCCGGCCCCGAGCGGCATGGGTGGGGCGCCGGTCACCTCGCACTGGGTGCTCGACAGCTTCGCCCGCGACCCGTGGGCGGGCGCCGGGATGCTCGCCGCGGCCGAAGCGGTCGCTGCCGAGATGAGCGCCGACCGTTCCGAGCTCGACGACCTCACCGCGCTGCGCTGGGAGCAGTACGCCGCGGGCCTCGCCGAGGACCGGGCGTTCCAGCGTCGCTACCAGGTGCCGGTGGAGATCCCGCTGCGCGAGGGCTCTCTGACGCTCGACGCGGACGAGGGGATCCGCCCGAAGACCCGCGACGGCATCGCCGGCCTGCCCCCGGCCGCGCCGGGGGCGCGGCACACGTTCGCCTCCCAGACCCACCCGGCCGACGGGTGTGCCGGCGCGGTCGTCACGACGGTCGCCCGTGCGCGCGAGTTCTCGGGGGAGGGGATCGTCCGCATCCTGGGCAGCGGCTTCGCCCGGGTGGCCAAGAGCCGCATGCCCCAGGCGCCGGTCCCGGCGGCGCGCTCGGCGCTGCAGGCCGCGGGGCTCGACTTCGGCGACGTCCAGGCGATCACCACCCACAACCCGTTCGCCGTCAACGACCTGTACTTCGCCCGGGAGACCGGTGTGAAGGCCGAGGACATGAACACCTACGGCTGCAGCCTCGTATTCGGCCACCCGCAGGGGCCGACCGGGCTGCGATCGGTCGCCGAACTGATCGAGACCCTGCGCCTGCGCGGTGGCGGGATCGGCCTGTTCACCGGTTGCGCCGCCGGCGACACGGGGGCGGCGCTCGTCCTCGAAGTCACCGACTGA
- a CDS encoding feruloyl-CoA synthase codes for MTTTFSTPRIEAEEAADGRLLLRSTEPLAEHPVSLVHSFRAHSQAHPDRLLVAERAGESWDRLSWGEMRALVDRLAQGLIDRGLSDRPVMVLSGNSRFHLAVMLAGMTVGTPVVSTSVAYSLQSADHAKLKAMAEAAAPGLVVAEDASFARAVDSVRADRVVLSRDGDVAGSVPLAEFGAEPTEEVDRRCAALRRESVAKILFTSGSTGTPKGVLNTHGMLSANQQQMRQVWPFLAEEPPVLLDWLPWSHTFGGNHDLNMVLTNGGTLWIDDGRPAPGLVARTVRNLADARPTVYFNVPAGYAALLPELERDPPAAEAFFSRLRLGFFAAAALPQQLWDRITTLAARHGSDMQMTTSWGLTETSPAATSAHFPITRSDVLGVPLPGLELALVPVGAKTEVRVRGVNVTPGYHQRPDLTEAAFDEHGFFRTGDAVALADAEDVTAGLLFRGRIAEDFKLSTGTFVSVGTLRPALLSASSGLLTDAVICGQDGDCVTAMVWVHPDHAGRVDEDGVPDDALRADLAATMHRLAAEGGGSSQCVERLLVLTEPPQLDAGEITDKGYVNQAAVRDRRADLVALLSADPRPSRVVVRA; via the coding sequence ATGACCACCACCTTCTCCACTCCGCGCATCGAGGCGGAGGAAGCCGCGGACGGGCGGCTCCTGCTGCGCTCGACCGAGCCGCTGGCGGAGCACCCCGTCAGCCTCGTGCACTCCTTCCGGGCGCACAGCCAGGCCCACCCCGACCGGCTGCTCGTCGCCGAGCGGGCGGGCGAGTCCTGGGACCGGCTCTCCTGGGGCGAGATGCGCGCTCTCGTCGACCGGCTGGCCCAGGGCCTCATCGACCGCGGGCTGAGCGACCGGCCGGTCATGGTGCTGTCCGGGAACAGCCGGTTCCACCTGGCCGTGATGCTCGCCGGGATGACCGTGGGCACCCCCGTGGTGTCGACGAGCGTCGCCTACTCCCTGCAGAGCGCCGACCACGCCAAGCTCAAGGCGATGGCCGAGGCCGCCGCACCCGGGCTCGTCGTGGCCGAGGACGCCTCGTTCGCCCGTGCCGTCGACTCCGTGCGTGCCGACCGGGTCGTGCTGAGCCGCGACGGCGACGTGGCCGGTTCGGTGCCGCTCGCCGAGTTCGGCGCCGAGCCGACCGAGGAGGTCGACCGGCGGTGTGCAGCGCTGCGCCGCGAGAGCGTGGCCAAGATCCTGTTCACCTCCGGCTCGACGGGGACCCCGAAGGGTGTCCTCAACACCCACGGAATGCTGTCGGCCAACCAGCAGCAGATGCGCCAGGTGTGGCCGTTCCTGGCCGAGGAGCCGCCGGTGCTCCTGGACTGGCTGCCGTGGAGCCACACCTTCGGCGGGAACCACGACCTCAACATGGTCCTGACCAACGGTGGGACGTTGTGGATCGACGACGGCCGGCCGGCGCCGGGGCTGGTCGCGCGCACGGTACGCAACCTGGCGGATGCCCGACCGACCGTCTACTTCAACGTGCCCGCCGGTTACGCCGCGCTGCTGCCGGAGCTGGAACGGGACCCACCGGCGGCCGAAGCCTTCTTCAGCCGGCTGCGGCTCGGCTTCTTCGCCGCGGCTGCGCTGCCCCAGCAGTTGTGGGACCGGATCACCACGCTGGCCGCCCGCCACGGCTCGGACATGCAGATGACGACGTCCTGGGGGCTGACCGAGACCTCACCGGCGGCCACCTCGGCGCACTTCCCCATCACGCGCAGCGACGTGCTCGGGGTGCCGCTGCCCGGGCTCGAGCTGGCGCTCGTGCCGGTGGGTGCCAAGACCGAGGTGCGGGTCCGCGGCGTGAACGTCACCCCCGGCTACCACCAGCGACCGGACCTCACCGAGGCGGCCTTCGACGAGCACGGGTTCTTCCGCACCGGGGACGCCGTGGCGCTCGCGGACGCCGAGGACGTCACGGCGGGGCTGCTCTTCCGTGGCCGGATCGCCGAGGACTTCAAGCTCTCCACCGGCACGTTCGTCAGCGTCGGCACCCTGCGCCCGGCATTGCTGTCGGCGTCCTCGGGGCTGCTCACCGACGCGGTGATCTGCGGGCAGGACGGGGACTGCGTCACCGCGATGGTGTGGGTGCATCCCGACCACGCCGGCCGGGTCGACGAGGACGGCGTTCCGGATGACGCGCTGCGCGCCGACCTCGCCGCCACGATGCATCGACTGGCCGCCGAGGGCGGCGGGTCCTCGCAGTGCGTGGAGCGCCTGCTCGTCCTGACCGAGCCGCCGCAGCTCGACGCCGGGGAGATCACCGACAAGGGCTACGTCAACCAGGCCGCGGTCCGCGATCGGCGGGCGGACCTGGTCGCGCTGCTGTCGGCCGATCCGCGCCCGTCCCGGGTGGTCGTGCGCGCATGA
- a CDS encoding ATP-binding cassette domain-containing protein has protein sequence MAEVSGSNVPLRAAPAAGDALLEVRDLHVSYAGSVQALRGVSMWVPDGGIVAVLGNNGAGKSTLLRAISGSLGREGGTVDSGSILFEGRPLDVRSASSVVAQGVLQVPEGRRVFAALTVEENLRAGGTAARDPKTRDEARAQVYDLFPILRERRRQRAGLLSGGEQQMLAIGRALMGGPRVLLLDEPSLGLAPLIVEQIGDVITEINRRGTAVVLVEQNAAMALRVATHAFVLEVGRISLEGPAAELARTDEVRDRYLGVGAETSATPVASRTPTASPGTSVRDLVVEGLTVRFGGISALTDVSFTVTSGSLHALIGPNGAGKSTCLNVLSGVYAATEGSARYGDDDLTRLPRHQIAALGISRTFQNMALSPTETVLDNLLVARHRHMRTGFVSAALRLPRARREARKHEAAVVRIADLLGLSRVLHHLVNELPYGDRKRVELARALCAEPGLLLLDEPVAGMNFTESMAMEEAIGTVQHELGISIVLVEHDMRFVMGLADRVTVLDFGRRIADGTPVEVQSDPEVLRAYLGEQQEESR, from the coding sequence GTGGCTGAGGTCTCCGGCTCGAACGTGCCGCTCCGGGCTGCGCCCGCCGCAGGCGACGCCCTCCTCGAGGTGCGTGACCTGCACGTCTCCTACGCCGGTTCCGTGCAGGCACTCCGGGGAGTCTCCATGTGGGTCCCCGACGGCGGCATCGTGGCGGTGCTGGGCAACAACGGGGCCGGGAAGAGCACCCTGCTGCGGGCGATCTCCGGTTCTCTCGGGCGCGAGGGCGGCACGGTCGACTCCGGCAGCATCCTGTTCGAGGGGCGCCCGCTGGATGTCCGCAGCGCGTCGTCCGTGGTCGCGCAGGGCGTGCTGCAGGTCCCCGAGGGCCGACGGGTGTTCGCGGCCCTGACCGTCGAGGAGAACCTCCGGGCCGGGGGGACGGCGGCCCGCGACCCGAAGACCCGCGACGAGGCCCGAGCGCAGGTCTACGACCTCTTCCCGATCCTGCGTGAACGGCGCCGGCAGCGAGCCGGGCTGCTGTCCGGCGGCGAGCAGCAGATGCTCGCCATCGGGCGCGCGCTGATGGGCGGTCCCCGGGTCCTCCTCCTCGACGAGCCGTCGCTGGGCCTCGCCCCGCTCATCGTGGAGCAAATCGGCGACGTGATCACCGAGATCAATCGGCGCGGGACCGCCGTCGTGCTCGTCGAGCAGAACGCGGCCATGGCACTGCGGGTCGCCACCCACGCGTTCGTGCTGGAGGTCGGGCGGATCTCGCTGGAGGGCCCGGCCGCGGAGCTCGCCCGGACCGACGAGGTCCGGGACCGCTACCTCGGCGTCGGGGCCGAGACCTCGGCGACCCCCGTCGCGAGTCGGACTCCCACCGCATCACCGGGGACCTCCGTGCGGGATCTCGTCGTCGAGGGCCTGACCGTCCGGTTCGGGGGCATCAGCGCCCTGACCGACGTCTCCTTCACCGTCACGTCCGGGTCCCTGCATGCCCTCATCGGGCCGAACGGGGCGGGCAAGTCCACCTGCCTCAACGTGCTCAGCGGCGTCTACGCCGCCACGGAGGGCAGCGCTCGCTACGGCGACGACGACCTGACCCGCCTGCCCCGCCACCAGATCGCCGCCCTCGGCATCTCGCGCACGTTCCAGAACATGGCGCTCTCCCCGACCGAGACCGTGCTCGACAACCTCCTCGTCGCCCGGCACCGGCACATGCGGACCGGCTTCGTGTCAGCGGCACTGCGCCTGCCCCGGGCGCGCCGCGAAGCGCGGAAGCACGAGGCGGCGGTGGTCCGGATCGCCGATCTGCTCGGGCTGAGCCGCGTCCTGCACCACCTCGTCAACGAGCTGCCCTACGGCGACCGGAAGCGGGTCGAGCTTGCCCGGGCGCTCTGCGCGGAGCCGGGGCTGCTGCTGCTCGACGAGCCGGTCGCCGGCATGAACTTCACCGAGTCGATGGCGATGGAGGAGGCGATCGGCACCGTGCAGCACGAGTTGGGTATCTCCATCGTCCTCGTGGAGCACGACATGCGGTTCGTCATGGGGCTGGCCGACCGGGTGACGGTGCTCGACTTCGGCAGGCGGATCGCCGACGGCACACCGGTCGAGGTGCAGAGCGATCCCGAGGTCCTCCGGGCCTATCTCGGCGAGCAGCAGGAGGAGAGCCGGTGA
- a CDS encoding branched-chain amino acid ABC transporter permease → MSNLFGLVLNGLSLGAIYALIALGFVMIFKATHVLNFAHGSVLLLGAFVVGTTHDRFGFWLALLFGIAAAALAAVLIDVVIMRRVRAADLGTLAILTLGVDVLMLTELTRQMGTSILTTGAPWGTDTITVAGANIPVSRVVAALVTVVVVAVLWAVFKFTNYGIAMRAAAADGGTADLMGIRLNRVAATAWGVAGALAAVAGIFLTSFPSPGISPTVGLVALAAIPAWVLGGFDSFPGAVVGGLIIGVVTTLSAGYQGDLTFLGRDLAQVTPYAVMLLVLLIRPSGLFGTKEVARV, encoded by the coding sequence GTGAGCAACCTCTTCGGCCTGGTCCTCAACGGGCTGTCGCTGGGTGCCATCTACGCGCTCATCGCGCTCGGCTTCGTGATGATCTTCAAGGCCACCCACGTGCTGAACTTCGCGCACGGCTCGGTCCTGCTGCTCGGGGCCTTCGTGGTCGGGACCACCCACGACCGCTTCGGCTTCTGGCTGGCACTCCTGTTCGGTATCGCGGCCGCCGCACTGGCCGCCGTGCTGATCGACGTGGTGATCATGCGAAGGGTCCGAGCGGCCGACCTGGGCACGCTGGCCATCCTGACCCTCGGCGTGGACGTCCTCATGCTGACCGAGCTGACCCGGCAGATGGGCACGTCGATCCTGACCACCGGAGCGCCCTGGGGAACCGACACGATCACGGTGGCCGGCGCGAACATCCCGGTGTCGCGGGTCGTCGCCGCTCTGGTCACCGTGGTCGTGGTCGCGGTGCTCTGGGCGGTGTTCAAGTTCACGAACTACGGCATCGCGATGCGGGCGGCGGCCGCGGACGGTGGGACGGCGGACCTCATGGGGATCCGGCTCAACCGGGTGGCCGCGACCGCTTGGGGGGTCGCCGGGGCGCTGGCCGCGGTGGCGGGGATCTTCCTGACGTCCTTCCCGTCGCCCGGTATCAGCCCCACGGTGGGGCTGGTCGCGCTGGCGGCGATCCCGGCCTGGGTGCTCGGTGGGTTCGACTCGTTCCCGGGCGCGGTGGTCGGCGGCCTGATCATCGGCGTGGTGACGACGCTGTCCGCCGGCTACCAGGGCGACCTGACGTTCCTCGGCCGCGACCTGGCACAGGTGACCCCGTACGCGGTGATGCTGCTCGTGCTGCTCATCCGCCCCTCCGGACTGTTCGGCACGAAGGAGGTCGCCCGTGTCTAG